Proteins from a single region of Terriglobia bacterium:
- a CDS encoding sigma 54-interacting transcriptional regulator: MNPRLLGIAGEFEGMEFPLGKSKLDIGRGARNHISLKDPLVSLKHCSITFEEDRCMVLDCCSEHGTFVNEFSFPGKFADHGDHIRIGRSIFVYLLHDQVDASLLQFTPAERRWCYDNYPPDRAGHYEAAKGTTLSAVLQLHASINAIRKAEEIQGRALDFIFEVMPVDRAAILMAGHEQDRFVSSTYRSLGSRNGDAFPVDEAAAVRVLREGIPNYTDKAVCYPMTAFDTRVGVIYAAMAQAGAEWFTAGHIAVLESVAASTAVALEHLRYVTWLETENRRLTEMLYAEHGMIGRSERMKEVYAFIGRAGPGERPVLIIGPSGTGKELVAYAIHRNSPRAPKRLIAVNCGAFSESLLQSELFGYERGAFTGAVAQRKGLFEDADGCTVFLDEIGELPLNMQVDLLRVIQEGEVKRLGSHTPIKVDVRIIAATNRDLREEVQKGRFREDLFYRLNVLPLQMPSLAQRREDIPELAAHFVRKHRSIRCAPYPEVAGISPEAHRLLGAYGWPGNVRELENAIEWAISMGATPYILPEDLPKEVRAPSDSTAAHGGTLYDREFDAFQKSLFERILRETGRNRAEAARRLGWHPTSFRRRCGELGLE, translated from the coding sequence ATGAATCCGCGACTTCTGGGTATTGCCGGCGAATTCGAGGGCATGGAATTTCCGCTAGGTAAATCGAAGCTCGACATCGGGCGCGGAGCGCGCAATCACATTTCTCTGAAAGATCCGCTCGTATCGCTCAAGCATTGCAGCATCACGTTCGAAGAGGATCGTTGCATGGTTCTGGACTGCTGCAGCGAGCACGGGACATTTGTGAACGAATTCTCCTTTCCCGGGAAGTTCGCGGATCACGGCGACCACATTCGGATCGGCCGTTCGATCTTCGTTTACCTTCTGCATGACCAGGTGGATGCATCGCTGCTGCAGTTCACGCCGGCCGAGCGGCGCTGGTGCTACGATAACTACCCGCCGGATCGCGCCGGACACTACGAAGCCGCAAAAGGAACGACCCTCTCCGCGGTTTTGCAGCTGCACGCTTCGATCAATGCGATCCGCAAGGCGGAGGAAATCCAGGGGCGCGCGCTCGATTTCATCTTTGAGGTCATGCCGGTCGACCGGGCGGCAATCCTGATGGCGGGCCACGAGCAGGACCGCTTCGTTTCGTCCACTTACCGCAGCCTGGGATCGCGCAACGGCGATGCATTTCCGGTCGATGAAGCGGCCGCTGTCAGAGTTCTTCGCGAAGGCATTCCGAATTACACAGACAAGGCGGTCTGTTATCCGATGACGGCTTTCGACACCAGGGTGGGCGTCATCTACGCCGCGATGGCGCAGGCGGGCGCCGAATGGTTCACCGCCGGCCACATCGCGGTGCTGGAATCGGTCGCTGCGTCGACGGCCGTCGCCCTCGAGCACCTGCGATACGTCACATGGCTCGAAACCGAAAACCGCCGCCTGACCGAAATGCTTTACGCGGAGCACGGGATGATCGGCAGGAGTGAACGAATGAAGGAGGTGTATGCCTTCATCGGCCGCGCGGGTCCAGGCGAGCGGCCTGTTCTGATCATCGGCCCCAGTGGTACGGGTAAGGAACTGGTGGCGTATGCGATTCACCGCAACAGCCCGCGGGCGCCGAAACGCCTCATTGCGGTCAATTGCGGTGCGTTCAGCGAAAGCCTGCTGCAAAGCGAGCTGTTCGGGTATGAACGCGGCGCGTTCACGGGCGCGGTCGCCCAGCGGAAAGGGCTATTCGAGGACGCCGACGGCTGCACGGTCTTTCTGGATGAAATCGGCGAACTTCCACTGAACATGCAGGTGGATCTTCTGCGCGTCATTCAGGAAGGCGAAGTCAAACGGCTCGGCTCGCACACTCCGATCAAAGTGGACGTGCGGATCATCGCGGCGACAAACCGCGACCTGCGCGAAGAAGTCCAGAAGGGGCGTTTCCGGGAGGACTTGTTTTACCGGCTGAATGTTCTCCCACTCCAGATGCCCTCCCTTGCCCAACGCCGCGAAGACATTCCGGAACTGGCCGCACATTTCGTCCGCAAGCACCGGAGCATCCGGTGCGCGCCGTATCCCGAAGTCGCGGGAATCAGCCCTGAAGCCCATCGATTGCTCGGCGCGTACGGCTGGCCCGGCAATGTTCGCGAACTCGAAAACGCGATCGAGTGGGCAATTTCGATGGGTGCGACGCCCTACATCCTGCCGGAAGATCTGCCTAAAGAGGTCCGGGCGCCTTCCGATTCCACGGCTGCGCACGGCGGGACGCTGTATGACCGGGAGTTCGACGCCTTTCAGAAATCCCTTTTCGAACGAATCCTTCGCGAGACCGGCAGGAACCGGGCGGAAGCAGCCCGCCGCCTCGGCTGGCACCCTACATCGTTTCGCCGGCGCTGCGGCGAACTCGGCCTGGAATAA
- a CDS encoding fibronectin type III domain-containing protein, whose translation MTKTIPIKALLGFRRNSANDVLARVNAVLGGVFTDTVDYPNPSIDLATLKSQADALSAGISAALDGGKRAIAEREHQKEIVIKSLRQIGHYVEENCKDDMTIFLKSGYDVVSTTRVPVAPLSDSIRKIVPANNSGQMLVTLIAQAAALSYVLRWAPVAAGGMPGNWTEQPVGTTRPPALVTGLTPGTAYAFQVRAVTKAGYTDWRESVTRIAI comes from the coding sequence ATGACAAAGACAATACCGATCAAAGCCTTGCTGGGTTTCAGGAGAAACTCAGCGAATGATGTACTCGCCCGGGTAAACGCCGTTCTCGGCGGGGTATTCACCGATACGGTCGACTATCCCAACCCGTCTATCGATCTGGCGACGCTGAAATCGCAAGCCGATGCACTGTCGGCCGGCATTTCGGCGGCGTTGGACGGCGGCAAGAGAGCCATTGCCGAACGGGAACATCAGAAGGAGATCGTGATCAAGTCGTTGCGTCAAATCGGACACTACGTCGAGGAGAACTGCAAGGACGACATGACGATCTTCCTGAAGAGCGGATACGACGTGGTCTCCACGACACGTGTTCCGGTTGCTCCGTTGTCGGATTCGATCCGCAAGATCGTTCCGGCCAACAACAGCGGCCAGATGCTCGTAACGCTCATCGCTCAGGCGGCCGCGCTCAGCTATGTTTTGCGCTGGGCTCCGGTCGCTGCGGGCGGGATGCCGGGAAACTGGACCGAGCAGCCGGTGGGCACCACACGCCCGCCGGCGCTGGTAACCGGTTTGACGCCGGGCACGGCCTACGCTTTCCAGGTCCGTGCCGTCACGAAGGCCGGTTATACCGACTGGCGTGAGTCCGTCACGCGGATCGCGATCTAG
- a CDS encoding antitoxin family protein gives MKLVEAHYEKGVLRPTKPLPLRSGERVNLIIVRQPDPKRWDLERFRKAATTEDLDLAEDGLASWSASLDEEDQ, from the coding sequence ATGAAACTTGTCGAAGCTCATTATGAAAAGGGAGTGCTGAGGCCCACAAAGCCTTTACCGCTCCGTTCAGGTGAACGCGTGAATCTGATTATCGTTCGGCAGCCGGATCCTAAACGCTGGGATCTCGAGCGTTTTCGAAAGGCGGCGACCACGGAAGATCTGGATCTCGCCGAAGACGGCCTTGCGAGTTGGTCTGCCAGCCTTGATGAAGAGGATCAATAA
- a CDS encoding ankyrin repeat domain-containing protein yields MTRRILAGTAAILFLVITSFTLGSTQSSVADAAMKGDKAALRTLIQQKADVNAPQIDGATAAHWAVYKDDLEMLDLLIGAGARVNVANREGATPLHMAALYGDARIVERLLKAAADPRQKGPAGETLLMLAAHNGNPGVVKLLIVAGADVNAREPLRGTTALMWAVEQKHPEAVKALLDGGADFAAKSAGAGLPRNYMTGKVNTAAVQTAAERQMRASAAGRSYEEQLKLEGVGGRFGGTDRTQLRIGQPGAGQAPAGQRGGGQRGAGQRGNATAAAGAEGAAAGAAGDQADQDFVFAGLVGTGGGGLTALVLAAREGDLESAKLLLDKGADINQVTEYGWTPLLTATNNRHYQLAEYLIGRGANVNLANKGMWTPLYLATDNRNIEGGDFPVPKPDLDNLEFIKYLLDHGANPNVRAKDNTLTRTIFTMQWFFEAGATPFVRAAQSGDLELLKLLVKYGADPMLKTDFADTALTAAAGIGWVEGVTYEHSPEENAATVKYLLELGLDPNAANQDGRTPLMGAALKGRSGVVQMLVDHGAKLDQRDKGSRDTDTVVSVNAGHTWQAVDYADGLVRVGVQSAIARPETGALIRKMMAERNMAFPPSNRTVYSVCVVELCKERVPVEK; encoded by the coding sequence ATGACACGCAGAATCCTTGCCGGCACCGCCGCCATTCTGTTCCTCGTCATCACGAGCTTCACGCTCGGTTCAACCCAGAGTTCCGTCGCGGATGCGGCCATGAAAGGCGACAAAGCCGCGCTGCGTACCCTGATCCAGCAGAAGGCCGACGTCAACGCGCCGCAGATCGACGGCGCAACCGCTGCGCACTGGGCTGTATATAAGGATGACCTCGAGATGCTTGACCTGCTCATCGGCGCGGGCGCGCGCGTCAACGTCGCGAATCGCGAAGGCGCGACGCCGCTGCACATGGCAGCGCTTTACGGCGATGCGCGTATCGTCGAAAGACTTCTGAAGGCCGCAGCCGATCCGCGCCAGAAAGGACCCGCGGGTGAAACGCTGCTGATGCTCGCTGCGCACAACGGGAATCCCGGCGTGGTCAAACTCCTGATCGTGGCCGGGGCCGACGTCAACGCTCGCGAGCCGCTCCGCGGAACGACCGCGTTGATGTGGGCTGTCGAACAGAAACATCCCGAAGCGGTGAAAGCGCTCCTTGACGGAGGCGCCGATTTTGCCGCGAAGTCCGCCGGGGCCGGTCTGCCGCGAAACTACATGACCGGAAAGGTGAATACCGCCGCGGTTCAAACTGCCGCCGAGCGGCAGATGCGCGCCTCCGCTGCGGGCCGGAGTTATGAAGAACAGCTGAAGCTCGAAGGCGTTGGCGGACGTTTTGGCGGAACGGATCGAACGCAGCTTCGCATCGGCCAACCCGGCGCCGGGCAAGCGCCGGCCGGACAGCGCGGCGGAGGCCAGCGCGGAGCCGGACAGCGCGGGAATGCGACGGCGGCGGCCGGAGCCGAAGGCGCCGCAGCAGGCGCGGCGGGAGATCAGGCGGACCAGGATTTCGTCTTTGCGGGCCTCGTCGGAACGGGCGGCGGCGGCTTGACCGCTCTCGTGCTCGCGGCGCGCGAAGGCGATCTCGAGTCGGCGAAACTTCTGCTCGACAAGGGAGCGGATATCAACCAGGTCACTGAATACGGCTGGACGCCGCTTCTCACGGCAACAAATAACCGGCACTACCAGCTTGCCGAGTATCTGATCGGGCGCGGCGCCAACGTCAATCTTGCAAATAAGGGAATGTGGACGCCGCTGTACCTTGCGACGGATAACCGCAACATCGAGGGCGGAGACTTTCCGGTTCCGAAGCCCGATCTGGATAACCTCGAGTTCATCAAGTACCTCCTCGACCACGGCGCCAATCCGAACGTGCGCGCCAAGGACAACACGCTGACGCGGACGATCTTCACCATGCAGTGGTTCTTCGAGGCCGGCGCCACGCCGTTCGTGCGCGCAGCGCAGTCAGGCGACCTGGAACTGCTGAAGCTGCTGGTGAAGTACGGCGCCGATCCGATGCTCAAAACCGATTTCGCCGACACGGCACTCACAGCGGCCGCCGGAATCGGATGGGTGGAAGGCGTCACGTATGAGCACTCGCCGGAAGAGAACGCCGCGACCGTGAAGTATCTGCTCGAACTCGGGCTCGATCCGAACGCGGCCAATCAGGATGGACGCACGCCACTGATGGGCGCGGCGCTTAAGGGACGCAGCGGCGTAGTGCAAATGCTCGTGGATCACGGCGCGAAACTCGATCAGCGGGACAAGGGAAGCCGGGATACAGACACTGTGGTTTCGGTGAATGCGGGGCATACCTGGCAAGCGGTGGATTATGCCGACGGTCTTGTGCGTGTGGGTGTGCAGTCTGCGATCGCAAGGCCCGAGACGGGGGCGCTGATCCGGAAGATGATGGCGGAGCGGAATATGGCTTTCCCGCCCTCGAATCGCACGGTGTATTCGGTGTGCGTGGTCGAGCTGTGCAAGGAGCGGGTCCCGGTCGAGAAATAA
- a CDS encoding UbiD family decarboxylase codes for MPFDDLQQFVQHLEAGGQLKRVRAEVDPELEVTEITQRVLREGGPALLFENPKGSRTPLLMNLFGTTRRVNDALGGDPAQIGAELFQAIQRVNPPSLKGLWQSRSLIKRGLTTHPKKVGSAISQQVVEAPDLNRLPILKCWPGDGGRFITYGMVLTQDPNTQRRNLGLYRLQVFGSGTTGMHWQSMKGGRGHYWHAEAAGKDLETAVIIGGDPILMIAAILPLPEDVDELAFAGFLRGRSIGLARAKTLDMLVPANAEFVFEGVVPKGVRKLEGPFGDHFGHYSEAAEFPVFQIRKVTHRRNPIYVATVVGKPPQEDKFLGIAAGQMVGPLIKLINPNIVDMCAYVGAGFHNLLVVSLAERHPKENLKTAMSLLGTGQLSLTKVMVLVNRGVDPADFHAVLKEIRLRFDPEDHMWLLPFMPLDTLDFTSFKMHVGSKLIINAAGADGEEIRKRREPVQAIDPKPFDARIEAYRWLEGAFLVIVVKSNPREVLANLVRAPLDVRFVIAVSGDVGLDDDENLQWGIFTRFDPARDIIVTEQTFVGARPVYRGIVGIDATWKEGYPAPLAMDESVVQLVDRRWGEYWK; via the coding sequence ATGCCGTTCGACGATTTGCAGCAGTTTGTTCAGCACCTAGAGGCCGGCGGCCAGCTCAAGCGCGTGCGCGCCGAGGTCGATCCGGAACTCGAAGTCACTGAAATTACTCAGCGCGTTCTGCGGGAGGGTGGCCCGGCGCTGCTTTTCGAAAATCCCAAGGGCTCGCGCACGCCACTCCTGATGAATCTCTTCGGTACGACTCGGCGTGTCAATGACGCGCTTGGCGGAGATCCGGCGCAGATCGGCGCCGAATTATTTCAGGCGATCCAGCGCGTCAATCCGCCATCGCTCAAAGGTCTCTGGCAGTCTCGAAGTTTGATCAAGCGCGGTCTCACGACGCATCCTAAGAAGGTCGGCTCCGCCATTTCACAGCAAGTCGTCGAGGCCCCCGACCTGAATCGTCTTCCCATCCTCAAGTGCTGGCCGGGCGACGGCGGGCGCTTCATCACGTACGGGATGGTCCTCACGCAGGATCCCAACACGCAGCGGCGGAATCTCGGCCTCTACCGTCTTCAGGTTTTCGGCAGCGGCACCACGGGCATGCATTGGCAAAGCATGAAAGGCGGCCGCGGGCACTACTGGCATGCGGAAGCCGCGGGCAAGGATCTGGAAACCGCCGTCATTATCGGAGGTGATCCGATCCTGATGATTGCGGCGATCCTCCCGCTCCCGGAGGACGTCGATGAACTCGCGTTCGCCGGATTTCTGCGCGGCCGCAGCATCGGCCTGGCGCGCGCGAAGACACTGGATATGCTCGTGCCCGCGAACGCCGAGTTTGTCTTCGAAGGCGTCGTGCCCAAGGGTGTGCGTAAGCTCGAAGGCCCGTTCGGCGATCACTTCGGACACTATTCGGAGGCGGCCGAGTTTCCAGTCTTTCAGATCCGGAAAGTGACGCATCGTCGGAATCCGATTTACGTGGCGACGGTCGTCGGCAAGCCGCCGCAGGAGGACAAGTTTCTCGGCATCGCCGCGGGACAGATGGTCGGTCCGCTGATCAAGCTGATCAATCCGAACATCGTGGACATGTGCGCGTACGTGGGCGCGGGCTTTCACAACCTGCTGGTGGTGTCGCTGGCCGAGCGCCATCCAAAAGAGAACCTCAAGACCGCGATGTCGCTGCTCGGCACCGGGCAGCTTTCGCTCACGAAGGTGATGGTGCTGGTGAATCGCGGCGTCGATCCTGCGGATTTTCACGCGGTGTTGAAAGAGATCCGGCTGCGTTTCGATCCGGAAGATCATATGTGGCTGCTGCCGTTCATGCCGCTGGACACGCTGGATTTCACGTCGTTCAAGATGCACGTGGGCAGCAAGCTGATCATCAATGCCGCCGGGGCGGACGGGGAAGAGATTCGGAAGCGGCGGGAGCCCGTGCAGGCAATAGATCCCAAGCCGTTCGATGCGCGGATCGAAGCCTACCGCTGGCTGGAGGGCGCGTTTCTCGTCATCGTGGTGAAAAGCAATCCGCGGGAGGTGCTGGCGAATCTGGTGCGGGCGCCGCTGGATGTGCGATTTGTGATTGCCGTGAGCGGCGATGTGGGGCTGGACGACGACGAAAACCTGCAATGGGGCATCTTCACGCGTTTCGACCCGGCTCGCGACATCATCGTCACGGAGCAAACTTTTGTTGGAGCAAGACCCGTATATCGAGGTATTGTCGGCATCGACGCAACATGGAAAGAGGGCTATCCCGCCCCGCTGGCGATGGATGAATCGGTTGTCCAGTTGGTGGACCGCCGGTGGGGGGAATACTGGAAATAG
- a CDS encoding sigma-70 family RNA polymerase sigma factor: MRLTPAEEAELIARAQKGDTDAFCQLAACHQRNLYVLALKYSGNHHDAEDLTQDVMLNAYRAIHQFKGLSSFRTWLSRIMVNSFLNQKRKSDPLASSDWQEADTVPLLARTSERHVNDGLVMQQILKLLQGVPERQRLMFLMKHQEGMTCEEIAELMGTSVGTVKKTLFRVVDRLRQHFSAPAIKGKFYAQL; encoded by the coding sequence ATGCGCTTGACCCCGGCCGAAGAAGCCGAACTGATTGCCCGGGCACAGAAGGGCGACACGGATGCCTTTTGCCAATTGGCAGCCTGTCATCAGAGGAATCTCTACGTGCTGGCACTGAAGTATAGTGGCAATCATCATGATGCCGAGGATCTTACCCAGGACGTCATGCTGAACGCCTATCGCGCGATTCATCAGTTCAAAGGGCTGTCGTCATTCCGGACCTGGCTGTCGAGAATCATGGTCAATTCCTTCCTGAATCAGAAGCGCAAGAGCGATCCGCTCGCTTCGTCCGACTGGCAGGAGGCGGACACCGTTCCACTGCTGGCCCGCACTTCCGAGCGGCATGTGAATGACGGGCTGGTGATGCAGCAGATTCTCAAGCTGCTGCAAGGAGTACCGGAGCGCCAACGCCTCATGTTTTTGATGAAGCATCAGGAAGGAATGACGTGCGAGGAAATTGCGGAGCTGATGGGCACGTCTGTTGGAACGGTGAAGAAAACATTGTTCCGCGTCGTCGACCGTCTGCGGCAGCATTTCTCCGCGCCGGCCATCAAGGGAAAGTTTTATGCACAATTGTGA
- the bamD gene encoding outer membrane protein assembly factor BamD gives MVRGNTKLSQWLVIGAGVLAAAFLMMTPPVFAQNARVLVLQRNFVEPGDPARELFNHGQSLYDQFRYLEAEKTFREVVAKYSNSNIADKAEYYLIRTLGQLGKTPEALTRVKAFPKTYPRSTWTPDVEEFAMQWTDQAPGVARSILIRRAPALTLAPADIQAVNQQISLMQEALRVMFRSDVTDALQITNDRLKTNMADPVALSVLGMIATTAAPQGLPILVDVAKNSPSMRARKDAIYWMSQGPGDKDMTIDTLMGLLPAASEDTTDAVTFSLAQIRTEKAYNALAGIVLDKTRSESLRKLALVRLGQNHDLRAKDALENITTSDTDGRFRMEALQILEALLRRR, from the coding sequence ATGGTCCGAGGTAATACGAAACTCAGTCAATGGCTTGTGATCGGGGCCGGTGTGCTCGCGGCAGCTTTCCTGATGATGACGCCGCCGGTATTTGCGCAGAATGCCCGAGTCCTCGTCTTGCAACGGAACTTCGTCGAACCGGGAGATCCCGCGCGGGAGTTGTTCAACCATGGGCAGAGCTTATACGATCAGTTCCGCTATCTTGAAGCCGAGAAGACGTTCCGTGAAGTCGTCGCAAAATACTCCAATAGCAACATTGCGGACAAAGCGGAGTATTACCTGATCCGGACACTCGGCCAACTCGGTAAGACGCCTGAGGCCTTGACCCGGGTCAAGGCGTTTCCCAAGACGTATCCCAGGTCGACATGGACGCCGGACGTCGAAGAATTCGCAATGCAGTGGACGGATCAGGCTCCGGGAGTGGCGCGCTCCATCCTGATTCGCCGCGCTCCCGCATTGACGTTGGCTCCCGCCGATATCCAGGCCGTCAACCAGCAGATCAGCCTGATGCAGGAAGCCCTGCGCGTGATGTTTCGCAGCGATGTGACTGACGCCCTCCAGATTACGAATGACCGGCTCAAAACAAACATGGCGGATCCTGTCGCGTTGTCGGTTCTCGGCATGATTGCGACCACCGCGGCGCCTCAGGGACTGCCGATTCTGGTGGACGTCGCGAAGAACTCGCCGAGCATGCGGGCGCGCAAAGACGCCATCTACTGGATGAGCCAGGGGCCGGGCGACAAAGACATGACCATCGATACGTTGATGGGCCTGCTTCCAGCGGCGAGCGAAGACACCACCGACGCCGTAACGTTTTCCCTTGCGCAGATCCGGACCGAGAAGGCCTACAACGCACTCGCCGGCATTGTGTTGGACAAGACGCGGAGCGAAAGTCTCCGCAAGCTGGCGCTCGTGAGACTGGGACAGAATCATGATCTGCGCGCTAAAGACGCGCTGGAAAATATTACCACCAGCGATACGGATGGCCGCTTCCGCATGGAGGCCCTCCAGATTCTCGAAGCCCTCCTCAGAAGACGCTGA
- a CDS encoding PfkB family carbohydrate kinase, with amino-acid sequence MLLVVCPNLAIDRILQVGNLTPGAVQRSRQAVVQPGGKGSNAARVFRQLGGDVVLLGFVGSRNGSAVTEPLRRIGIHVDTVAAYEETRTCTIICDASRASHPTVINEESPEVEPAAAAKLLRKVERWIGRADGVLTTGSLSTGLPVTLYAEIIDRARRRGKFTAIDATGAALRAGLAARPDFMKPNTGEMRELLASSAISTLAAHTAITFGNAGAIVLNEGQCLFAPPPRIFTANPIGAGDAFAAGYLKSLLEHRPVTECFRLALAAAASDAGTLRPGFIDRSQLAVLAAAVEYRFTPSF; translated from the coding sequence ATGCTTCTGGTTGTCTGTCCAAACCTCGCCATCGACCGCATCCTTCAGGTCGGCAACCTCACACCGGGCGCCGTTCAGCGCAGCCGTCAGGCTGTGGTTCAGCCGGGCGGGAAGGGAAGCAATGCCGCGCGGGTCTTCCGGCAACTGGGCGGCGACGTTGTCCTGTTAGGATTCGTCGGATCGAGAAACGGATCGGCGGTGACGGAGCCCTTGCGCCGCATCGGCATTCATGTCGATACCGTTGCCGCCTACGAAGAAACCCGGACCTGCACGATCATATGCGACGCGAGCCGTGCTTCACATCCCACCGTCATCAACGAGGAGAGTCCGGAGGTCGAGCCCGCTGCAGCCGCAAAGCTCTTAAGGAAGGTCGAGCGCTGGATCGGCCGTGCCGACGGGGTCCTCACGACCGGGAGTCTTTCCACGGGGCTGCCCGTTACGCTTTATGCGGAGATTATCGACCGCGCGCGCCGGCGAGGGAAGTTCACTGCCATTGATGCGACCGGGGCTGCCCTTCGCGCAGGTCTTGCCGCCCGTCCCGACTTCATGAAACCGAACACGGGGGAGATGCGCGAACTGCTTGCGTCATCAGCCATTTCGACGCTTGCGGCCCACACCGCCATCACGTTCGGCAATGCAGGTGCTATTGTCCTCAACGAGGGGCAGTGTCTCTTCGCCCCGCCGCCCCGTATTTTCACCGCCAATCCGATCGGAGCGGGCGATGCGTTCGCCGCCGGATACTTGAAATCATTGCTCGAACACCGGCCTGTGACGGAGTGTTTCCGTCTCGCGCTGGCCGCGGCGGCGAGCGATGCCGGCACGCTGCGGCCGGGCTTCATCGATCGCTCACAGCTTGCCGTTCTCGCCGCCGCAGTGGAATACCGATTCACACCGTCGTTCTGA
- a CDS encoding tetratricopeptide repeat protein has protein sequence MQFLKAFVVLPILLILLLSPTTSPAAERSQTVTGRFLFENGDFACDHCMVTLLANSIRPIGTTFVDLSGRFTFTNVPPGMYTVHADIDGFEPVNQTVDLDGVDANLLIAIVRRPPVVSNAGDVVNVREFKEIYPKKAVSYFEKGSSALEGKKYEEAIKDLHEAIQFAPEFYEAHNQLGIAYRDSGQTDDAEKEFIAAHQLNSTGVAPLLNLTTLYLDEDKPDRAVTTGEEAVKINSHSAPAFFSLGVALYKVASLDRAEAAFKRALELAPKMPSVRLMLANVYLKLHRYDRTLDQLNSYIAENPHGQHLSDVQQLRDQLMKATETGQP, from the coding sequence ATGCAGTTCCTGAAAGCATTTGTCGTTCTGCCGATCCTGCTGATTCTGCTTCTGAGTCCCACTACAAGTCCGGCCGCTGAAAGATCGCAGACGGTGACGGGCAGATTTCTTTTCGAAAACGGCGACTTCGCATGTGATCACTGTATGGTGACTCTGCTCGCGAACAGCATCCGGCCCATCGGCACCACGTTTGTCGATCTTTCCGGCCGCTTCACGTTTACGAACGTGCCTCCCGGCATGTATACGGTTCATGCCGATATCGACGGGTTCGAGCCGGTCAATCAGACCGTCGACCTCGATGGAGTCGATGCGAACCTTTTGATCGCGATCGTGCGCAGACCGCCTGTCGTTTCGAACGCGGGCGACGTTGTCAACGTTCGGGAGTTCAAAGAGATCTATCCGAAGAAGGCCGTCTCTTATTTCGAGAAGGGATCGAGCGCGCTCGAGGGTAAGAAATACGAAGAGGCCATCAAGGATCTCCATGAGGCGATTCAGTTCGCGCCGGAGTTCTATGAAGCGCACAATCAGCTCGGGATCGCCTATCGCGACTCCGGTCAAACCGACGACGCCGAGAAGGAATTCATCGCAGCCCACCAATTGAATTCGACCGGCGTTGCGCCGCTGCTCAATCTGACGACGTTATACCTGGACGAAGACAAGCCCGATCGGGCGGTCACCACGGGCGAAGAAGCGGTAAAGATCAATTCGCATTCGGCGCCGGCGTTCTTCAGCCTGGGTGTTGCGCTGTACAAGGTTGCCAGCCTGGATCGCGCGGAAGCGGCATTTAAACGAGCCCTCGAACTGGCGCCGAAAATGCCCAGCGTGCGCCTGATGCTCGCGAACGTTTATCTCAAGCTGCATCGCTATGACCGGACCCTGGATCAGCTGAACAGCTATATCGCGGAAAACCCGCATGGACAGCATCTGAGCGATGTGCAGCAGCTGCGCGACCAGCTGATGAAGGCCACCGAGACCGGACAGCCATAG